Genomic window (Phragmites australis chromosome 5, lpPhrAust1.1, whole genome shotgun sequence):
TGGAATATCAGGGATCAAATATGATAAGTTGGTTGGAGCGTGTTAAGAAATAAGGTATGAATCAGGAGTCCTCAAATAGAAGGAATAAGAGTCAAATATAAGTAGCCGGTTGAAAATGCTCTAGCTTTGATACACCTCACCATCGTTGTTAAGGCTGAAACATTTAGTTCATCTTCAGTTTTCTTTAATGGAAGGGGAACTTATCCTTATCCtttcatctatattttattttcgtCTCTACTTCATGTATATTCAATATACGGTTCACGTCTACCATTTTTCATTTCCCCCTAAAAGATTATAAAATTccaccaagaaaaaaaatgcaaatttaaaatttattgaaCGAAATATGGTCCGAAATAATCGAATTTTTATCTTAATGGTGCCCTCAAAAAGAAATCCAAACCAAAGGTGTTTCCCCGGTTTGAACTTCTGTAGTCATTCATTCACCAATTAGATTCAgaaaattttcatttcttttcctCCGGTGGGAAGGTTATGATGATATAATGGACTTCTGGTGAATCATGTTTAATCGCATGATCAACATGTTTATACAAAATATTGGGCTGGCATGACGGATATGGCGTAATAGCAACATAATCTTTCTTTTCCCTAAGATGATTATGGTGTTATATCCTGGTCAACTCATGCTGTTTACTCATGCAGTGTGAGCTGCAGAGCAGGAGCAGGTCAACGCCTGCATCCACCCACCCAAAGAAACTTCTCTCGACAATTGCATCAGCGCATCAAATCGAGATCTCGATTAAAAATGACATTAGATACCCTTCTAacaaaccaagttaaaatgtatcttaatttatttgtgatgagtaattgatatTAGTATTTATTTAGTTTAATGGTCTTCGGTTTTACATGAGCtttgatatgatttgaattgatttaggaattcatttgagcatattcaTTATGGACCAACTGAAATTGGaattgaagatatgtgtttgcttgtcttatggtgtgcaggtgatggatgcaatttgacggtcgatggtgggatgatcgggaccAAGTAGAGTGTTTGTTGCCGGATGATCAAGAAGCcggacagagtcaagggtgattctagctgaacacgtggaagTCAACCAGAGCATGGAAGGCGGATAAAGATagcatgttgataaagtcaaacgaaggggatgccgatCCAAGTGATAAGGCTacctgagggatcaggagcggaagagacttaccggcggtcaggatcgcatgacagaGTACATACGTCAACATCGAAACGCTAGCTTAAGGTGTAAGAAAGGCggcgagtcacactttgagaaacgTGTAGACGGTTTCGcgttttggcctcaaaaccgtgtgAGGACTGAAGGAGTACGtgacaccatcgtgaagcttgcgtcgagacaaaGCTAAATCGTAAAGACGCCACGGTCGTtcgatgaatagagaagaaaataaaccgaaatactctcggtggtaggtagaagtgtattaCAAGAGACATCTTTAAGAAAGAAACTAAAAAACTTAGATGTCAAGTTTATTAGACCTATAAATAAATAGGTAGGGTTACGAGAGAGTTTAAACCAACCATTTGAGCCATATTgtaccacctatttgagagcttagagttaGAATTTTAGAGGAGATAACGATGAGAGCTTATATAATAGTTGAGAGTTTTGacagataaatctttgtaatctacttAAAATAGGACTGGTCTCtttgaataatgaagtttatatttttatatatgcttgaatttctctctttctagttttcttttattgtttcttttgtaattttttttccgattttgattttttggctgaaattttagcacattATGAGATCATTTTTCTGGttactagaggtataaaattcgcatacacacggTTATATGATAGGATCTTAAATTCCCTTgtctctagataatcaacttgtagagtttcgttgctcgatatttatcttttcttgttttttacaaattgtgatcttttgaatgctaagacatatggattgatcttaaattaAATTTATGGTTTAAATATCATCcgtagagtcgtgttgcctcgattttctcttgttaaaatttctctctatttttacttctGTTTGAGTTTTAAAGTACGTTGGGTAACCTAAATAGTAAAATAccatcgatttcgcaagaaatttattgagacgcctattcaccctctctagtcgctaatctcgttcctacaccTCTCTAGTCGctaatctcgttcctacaccTCTCAAATCATGCATTTATACAATATCAAATGAAGGAAAGATATCATCACATTATCACAGTTCTTTTCTTCCCCCAGCAAAGCAAACAATATAATGCTCAAGAACGAGCGCTAATTTACCCGATGGAACACGGTTAGGATCTCCAAGCAAACAATATTCTACCGAATGAGAGCTGCTGCTGGACTGTTGAAATTTATAGCGAAGAGCAAAAGCTAGCTCCTCATGCTTGAGTtgctggaaaaagaaaagaaaaggcttgTTACCCTCATATTGATTGATCTCATCTCATGCAGACCACAGGGAGAGAAAGGAACCATTGGACCATCTGTGGAGGAGCTCGCTTAGGCACAGCACCGCGTACGCGAGCAGGATGAACTTGAAGAGGAAATGGAAGTAGTGCGGCAGCTCGATGCTGGAAGCATTCAGCACctgaaattttaaaatatcaGACGAAATCGATGGGCTTCATCGTGATATGTCAATATGTTATTCATTAAGGAACAGAAGGAGATGGTGGGAAAGAACAGAAGAGTGGTCATACCATGGCAAATCCTGCAAATTGTGATCTCTGCTCGGATGTTGTCTTCTTGGCAATCTGGTCCGAGGGTGGCTTCCGCCTGCTGCTCAAGCTCTCGCACCGAGCGTCGGCATCCTTCGGTGATCTTGCGTTGGAGCAGTTGCGCAGGCGCTGCACGTCCTTGGTCTTGAGTGGCTTGAGGATGAAATCTTCAGCACCTGCTGTTAAGCATCTGCTTTATTCAAAGAGGTGGTGGGCCTGTTAGTGTTGATGTGCAATGCAAATCTAGCTTTTCCTTCTGAAAAGTCGCGCAAATCTAGCTTTCAGAAAGGGTTTAAACCATGCACAGAACATAGTCAGAGACCAAAAGCGGCTTTCGTTTGGCGTATATAACGGCATCTGCTTTGCACAAAATGATGGGGTGgggaaagggggagaatttCACCTGTTGATCCGCTGGGGTTCATTCTCCGACGACATCACGACAACCGGGATCGGATTTGGGGAGCTCAATGCCTGACAATTCGAAGTCTAATCTTTATAATTCAAGTAACATTAACTCAGAATTGATGTCAAATGAAGGTTGCAAAGGAGATGGTGTTTTACCTTGATGGCCTTGAGAAGGTCATAGCCAGTCATCTCCGGCATGCAGTAGTCAGTGAGCACCATGTCAACGGTTAGCTCCTGCAAAATAATTCAGGAAGGCCTATTTCAGAGTTTTTCACCTTTGTACTTGCAGTCAAGATTTCTAGTCATATGCTACTCCCTTTATCATAGTATGACGAACTTCATCGCAGTCATTTTACCGTAACACGCTTCTCACAAATAAGGAATTTTTCTTGAACAAAAGAGGGACCGGATTGCTCATTGCTGCACGGTGAGGTGTCTTACTGGCACAAGTTTTATCTATCTCCATATGTATCTTACAAATC
Coding sequences:
- the LOC133919097 gene encoding two-component response regulator ORR2-like produces the protein MGGEKPAAVRVLVVDDSPVDRKVVELLLRNHKGGPAPFQVTAVDSGKKAMEHLGLKGQGKLDSSAADANELTVDMVLTDYCMPEMTGYDLLKAIKALSSPNPIPVVVMSSENEPQRINRCLTAGAEDFILKPLKTKDVQRLRNCSNARSPKDADARCESLSSRRKPPSDQIAKKTTSEQRSQFAGFAMVLNASSIELPHYFHFLFKFILLAYAVLCLSELLHRWSNGSFLSLWSA